The following coding sequences are from one Streptomyces sp. V3I7 window:
- a CDS encoding branched-chain amino acid ABC transporter substrate-binding protein yields MVILTSVLTTGALTLTACGSRNDDGKSGDSGNTTVVIGVDAPLTGQNSATGLGIQYGAQIAVDDANKNKTVPGVTFKIKALDDKALPATGQQNASQLVADNDVLGTIGPLNSGVATQMQQVFATANLVEISPSNTNPELTQGKDWQTKKVRPYKTYFRTATTDAYQGGFAADYAFNGLKKKKAFVVDDKQTYGAGLSKIFKQQFAKQGGKIVGTDHVSVGDRDFSTLVTKIKNSKADILYYGGQYDESQVLTKQLKDGGVKIPLFGGDGMFTPTFIKTAGKASEGDLVTSIGVPVDTLPAAKDFVAAYKAKKYPGDYGTYGSYSYDAATAIIKAVGQVVKDGKVPSDARAQVTDAIQKTSFEGISGKISFDEFGDTTNKQLTVYQVTKGEWKSVKSGTFEPKN; encoded by the coding sequence CTGGTGATTCTTACCTCCGTCCTCACCACCGGAGCTCTGACTCTCACCGCCTGCGGCTCCCGCAACGACGACGGCAAGAGCGGTGACAGCGGCAACACCACCGTCGTCATCGGCGTCGACGCCCCGCTCACCGGCCAGAACTCGGCCACCGGCCTCGGCATCCAGTACGGCGCGCAGATCGCCGTCGACGACGCCAACAAGAACAAGACCGTCCCCGGCGTCACCTTCAAGATCAAGGCCCTCGACGACAAGGCGCTGCCCGCCACCGGCCAGCAGAACGCCAGCCAGCTCGTCGCGGACAACGACGTCCTCGGCACCATCGGCCCGCTCAACTCCGGTGTGGCCACGCAGATGCAGCAGGTCTTCGCCACCGCCAACCTGGTGGAGATCTCGCCGTCCAACACCAACCCCGAGCTCACCCAGGGCAAGGACTGGCAGACCAAGAAGGTCCGCCCGTACAAGACGTACTTCCGCACCGCCACCACCGACGCCTACCAGGGCGGGTTCGCCGCGGACTACGCCTTCAACGGCCTCAAGAAGAAGAAGGCCTTCGTCGTCGACGACAAGCAGACCTACGGCGCCGGCCTCTCCAAGATCTTCAAGCAGCAGTTCGCCAAGCAGGGCGGCAAGATCGTCGGCACCGACCACGTCAGCGTCGGCGACCGCGACTTCTCCACCCTCGTCACCAAGATCAAGAACTCGAAGGCCGACATCCTCTACTACGGCGGCCAGTACGACGAGTCCCAGGTCCTGACCAAGCAGCTCAAGGACGGCGGCGTCAAGATCCCGCTGTTCGGCGGCGACGGCATGTTCACCCCGACCTTCATCAAGACCGCAGGCAAGGCCTCCGAGGGCGACCTCGTCACCTCCATCGGCGTCCCCGTCGACACCCTGCCCGCCGCCAAGGACTTCGTCGCCGCCTACAAGGCCAAGAAGTACCCCGGCGACTACGGCACCTACGGCAGCTACTCCTACGACGCCGCCACCGCCATCATCAAGGCCGTCGGCCAGGTCGTGAAGGACGGCAAGGTCCCCAGCGACGCCCGCGCCCAGGTCACCGACGCCATCCAGAAGACGTCCTTCGAGGGCATCTCCGGAAAGATCTCGTTCGACGAGTTCGGCGACACCACCAACAAGCAGCTGACGGTCTACCAGGTCACCAAGGGCGAGTGGAAGTCCGTCAAGAGCGGCACCTTCGAGCCCAAGAACTGA
- a CDS encoding branched-chain amino acid ABC transporter permease yields the protein MNTLPQQLANGLFLGSMYGLIAIGYTMVYGIVQLINFAHGEIFMTGGFGALTVYLALPDGISMWIALPAMLIGGALVAVLIAVGAERFAYRPLRGAPRLAPLITAIGLSLALQQAVFNWYPDAKSARVFPQLPVGPFHLGHITIQSGDLFLLVAAPLCMAVLALFVRLSRTGRAMQATAQDPDTAQLMGIDTNRIIVIAFAIGGLFAAVAGVSYGLKYGSIAYDMGFIAGLKAFTAAVLGGIGNIYGAMLGGLVLGLAEAMATAYIADVPGMQQLGGQGWAAVWAFVLLILVLLFRPQGLLGERVADRA from the coding sequence GTGAACACCCTGCCGCAGCAGCTGGCCAACGGGCTGTTCCTCGGCTCGATGTACGGCCTGATCGCCATCGGCTACACGATGGTGTACGGCATCGTCCAGCTCATCAACTTCGCCCACGGCGAGATCTTCATGACCGGAGGCTTCGGCGCACTCACGGTCTACCTCGCCCTGCCGGACGGCATATCCATGTGGATTGCCCTACCAGCCATGCTCATCGGCGGAGCACTCGTCGCCGTGCTCATCGCCGTCGGCGCCGAACGCTTCGCCTACCGGCCACTGCGCGGCGCACCACGCCTCGCCCCCCTCATCACCGCCATCGGCCTCTCCCTCGCCCTCCAGCAGGCCGTCTTCAACTGGTACCCCGACGCCAAGTCCGCCCGCGTCTTCCCCCAGCTCCCCGTCGGCCCCTTCCATCTCGGCCACATCACCATCCAGAGCGGCGACCTCTTCCTCCTCGTCGCCGCCCCCCTGTGCATGGCCGTCCTCGCCCTCTTCGTCCGCCTCTCCCGCACCGGCCGCGCCATGCAGGCCACCGCCCAGGACCCGGACACCGCACAGCTCATGGGCATCGACACCAACCGCATCATCGTCATCGCCTTCGCCATCGGCGGCCTCTTCGCCGCCGTCGCCGGCGTCTCCTACGGCCTCAAGTACGGCTCCATCGCCTACGACATGGGCTTCATCGCCGGCCTCAAGGCCTTCACCGCCGCCGTCCTCGGCGGCATCGGCAACATCTACGGCGCCATGCTCGGCGGCCTCGTCCTCGGCCTCGCCGAAGCCATGGCCACCGCCTACATCGCCGACGTCCCCGGCATGCAGCAGCTCGGCGGACAGGGCTGGGCCGCCGTCTGGGCCTTCGTCCTGCTCATCCTCGTACTCCTCTTCAGGCCACAAGGCCTGCTCGGCGAACGCGTCGCGGACAGGGCGTGA
- a CDS encoding branched-chain amino acid ABC transporter permease, giving the protein MTDIETTPVIPLPAALARALATAGAVLTLASTFLAWTWTAAFPGDLTIYGYPAGLQVITLIGAVLALVLALAAYGVPGLDRLTPSRSNNPLALISLGTFAVVWFTIIAIAVDLGGLANLEPGGYIAAVAALILAGGALGLPLDRHTADSQRKSSWAAHRMLGIYYRAYRYLRLAKPTTPKATTTPRAWAERLTIAIATALALVVFTYGIGIDDDASETFIGYLILIVFGTIALIHAGLLDRYAAICARHKGFAAGLAFAAAAVFPFTQSNDHNANLGVSILIFATVALGLNIVVGLTGLLDLGYVAFLGVGAYAAALVSGSEFSRFAGVQFPFWAAALTGMGASLVFGVLIGAPTLRLRGDYLAIVTLGFGEIFRITVNNLDGDSGPNLTNGPNGISRIPDIELFGLNLGDSHDIAGFTLGRFANYLFLMLIVTAIVVLVFTRAADSRIGRSWIAIREDETAATAMGINGFRVKLIAFALGASLAGLAGTVMAHVNYSVNPQPYQFAGAAPPNSAFLLAAVVLGGMGTVSGPLLGASLLYLIPEKLQFLQNYELLAFGIALVLLMRFRPEGIIANRRRQLEFHETGQLDIPEQATLTDEPSSITSVTKAGA; this is encoded by the coding sequence ATGACCGACATCGAGACCACCCCCGTCATCCCGCTGCCCGCAGCCCTCGCACGCGCGCTGGCCACCGCAGGCGCCGTCCTCACCCTCGCGTCCACCTTCCTCGCATGGACATGGACCGCAGCCTTTCCCGGCGACCTCACCATCTACGGCTACCCCGCGGGCCTCCAGGTCATCACCCTCATCGGCGCGGTCCTCGCCCTCGTCCTCGCCCTCGCCGCCTACGGCGTCCCCGGCCTGGACCGGCTCACCCCCAGCCGCAGCAACAACCCCCTCGCACTCATCTCCCTCGGCACCTTCGCCGTCGTCTGGTTCACCATCATCGCCATCGCCGTCGACCTCGGCGGCCTCGCCAACCTCGAACCCGGCGGATACATCGCCGCCGTCGCCGCCCTCATCCTCGCCGGCGGCGCACTCGGCCTGCCCCTCGACCGGCACACCGCCGACTCCCAGCGCAAGTCGAGCTGGGCCGCACACCGCATGCTCGGCATTTACTACCGCGCATACCGCTACCTGCGGCTCGCCAAGCCCACAACACCCAAGGCCACCACGACGCCCCGCGCCTGGGCCGAACGCCTCACCATCGCCATCGCCACCGCCCTCGCCCTCGTCGTCTTCACCTACGGCATCGGCATCGACGACGACGCCAGCGAAACCTTCATCGGCTACCTGATCCTCATCGTCTTCGGCACCATCGCCCTCATCCACGCCGGACTCCTCGACCGCTACGCGGCCATCTGCGCCCGGCACAAGGGATTCGCCGCCGGCCTCGCCTTCGCCGCCGCCGCGGTCTTCCCCTTCACCCAGAGCAACGACCACAACGCCAACCTCGGCGTCAGCATCCTCATCTTCGCCACCGTCGCCCTCGGCCTGAACATCGTCGTCGGCCTCACCGGCCTCCTCGACCTCGGATACGTCGCCTTCCTCGGCGTCGGCGCCTACGCCGCCGCCCTCGTCTCCGGCTCCGAGTTCTCCCGCTTCGCCGGCGTCCAGTTCCCCTTCTGGGCCGCCGCCCTCACCGGCATGGGCGCCTCCCTCGTCTTCGGCGTCCTCATCGGCGCACCCACCCTGCGCCTGCGCGGCGACTACCTCGCCATCGTCACCCTCGGCTTCGGAGAGATCTTCCGCATCACCGTCAACAACCTCGACGGCGACTCCGGACCCAACCTCACCAACGGCCCCAACGGCATCTCCCGGATCCCCGACATCGAGCTCTTCGGACTCAACCTCGGCGACTCCCACGACATCGCCGGATTCACCCTCGGCCGATTCGCCAACTACCTGTTCCTCATGCTCATCGTCACGGCCATCGTCGTCCTCGTCTTCACCCGCGCCGCCGACTCCCGCATCGGCCGCTCCTGGATCGCCATCCGCGAGGACGAGACCGCCGCCACCGCCATGGGCATCAACGGCTTCCGCGTCAAACTCATCGCCTTCGCCCTCGGTGCCTCCCTCGCAGGACTCGCCGGCACGGTCATGGCTCACGTCAACTACAGCGTGAACCCGCAGCCCTACCAGTTCGCCGGCGCCGCCCCGCCCAACTCCGCCTTCCTCCTCGCCGCCGTCGTCCTCGGCGGCATGGGCACCGTCAGCGGCCCCCTCCTCGGCGCCAGCCTGCTCTACCTCATCCCCGAGAAGCTCCAGTTCCTCCAGAACTACGAACTCCTCGCCTTCGGCATCGCCCTCGTCCTCCTCATGCGCTTCCGCCCCGAGGGCATCATCGCCAACCGCCGCCGCCAACTCGAATTCCACGAGACCGGCCAACTCGACATCCCAGAACAAGCGACGCTGACCGACGAACCGTCGTCCATCACGTCCGTCACCAAGGCGGGGGCGTGA
- a CDS encoding ABC transporter ATP-binding protein: MTTPVLEARDVTMRFGGLTAVRSVDFTVNSGEIVGLIGPNGAGKTTFFNCLTGLYTPTEGTVAYKGTVLPPKPHLVTQAGIARTFQNIRLFANMTVLENVLVGRHTRTKEGLWSALLRGPGFKKAEKASEERAMELLEFIGLDHKRDHLARNLPYGEQRKLEIARALASEPGLLLLDEPTAGMNPQETRATEELVFAIRDKGIAVLVIEHDMRFIFNLCDRVAVLVQGEKLVEGTSEVVQADERVVAAYLGEPFEGDPGEAEVQEVEAAEAAATAEASTETESADAEAESDAESTDAESTTGTTKGETP, translated from the coding sequence ATGACCACACCCGTACTCGAAGCCCGCGACGTCACCATGCGCTTCGGCGGACTCACCGCCGTACGCTCCGTCGACTTCACCGTCAACAGCGGCGAGATCGTCGGCCTCATCGGCCCCAACGGCGCCGGCAAGACCACCTTCTTCAACTGCCTCACCGGGCTCTACACCCCCACCGAAGGCACCGTCGCCTACAAGGGCACCGTCCTGCCGCCCAAGCCCCACCTCGTCACCCAGGCCGGCATCGCCCGCACCTTCCAGAACATCCGCCTCTTCGCCAACATGACGGTCCTCGAGAACGTCCTCGTCGGCCGCCACACCCGCACCAAGGAAGGCCTCTGGTCCGCCCTCCTGCGCGGCCCCGGCTTCAAGAAGGCCGAAAAGGCCAGCGAAGAACGCGCCATGGAACTCCTCGAGTTCATCGGCCTCGACCACAAGCGCGACCACCTCGCCCGCAACCTGCCCTACGGCGAACAGCGCAAGCTGGAAATCGCCCGCGCGCTCGCGAGCGAACCCGGACTGCTCCTGCTGGACGAACCCACCGCCGGCATGAACCCCCAGGAGACCCGCGCCACCGAGGAACTCGTCTTCGCCATCCGCGACAAGGGCATCGCCGTCCTCGTCATCGAGCACGACATGCGCTTCATCTTCAACCTGTGCGACCGCGTCGCCGTCCTCGTCCAGGGCGAGAAGCTCGTCGAGGGCACCTCCGAGGTCGTCCAGGCCGACGAACGCGTCGTCGCCGCCTACCTCGGCGAGCCCTTCGAGGGCGACCCCGGCGAGGCCGAGGTCCAGGAGGTCGAGGCGGCCGAAGCGGCGGCGACAGCCGAGGCTTCCACGGAGACCGAGAGCGCCGACGCCGAAGCCGAATCCGACGCCGAATCCACCGACGCGGAGAGCACCACCGGCACCACCAAGGGAGAGACCCCGTGA
- a CDS encoding ABC transporter ATP-binding protein: MTALLEVEDLRVAYGKIEAVKGISFSVEAGQVVTLIGTNGAGKTTTLRTLSGLLKPTSGKILFDGKPLSGVPAHKIVALGLAHSPEGRHIFPRLTITENLQLGAFLRKDKEGIEKDIQRAYDLFPILGERRKQAAGTLSGGEQQMLAMGRALMSRPKLLMLDEPSMGLSPIMMQKIMATIAELKSQGTTILLVEQNAQAALSLADQGHVMEVGTIALSGSGQDLLHDESVRKAYLGED; encoded by the coding sequence GTGACCGCACTCCTCGAGGTCGAGGACCTCCGGGTCGCCTACGGCAAGATCGAAGCCGTCAAGGGCATCTCGTTCAGCGTCGAGGCCGGCCAGGTCGTCACCCTCATCGGCACCAACGGCGCCGGCAAGACGACCACCCTGCGCACCCTCTCCGGACTGCTCAAGCCCACCTCCGGGAAGATCCTCTTCGACGGCAAACCGCTCAGCGGCGTACCCGCCCACAAGATCGTCGCCCTCGGCCTCGCCCACTCCCCCGAAGGCCGGCACATCTTCCCCCGCCTCACCATCACCGAGAACCTCCAGCTCGGCGCCTTCCTCCGCAAGGACAAGGAAGGCATCGAGAAGGACATCCAACGGGCCTACGACCTCTTCCCCATCCTCGGAGAACGCCGCAAGCAGGCCGCCGGCACCCTCTCCGGCGGCGAGCAGCAGATGCTCGCCATGGGCCGCGCCCTGATGTCCCGGCCCAAGCTGCTCATGCTCGACGAACCCTCCATGGGCCTCTCGCCGATCATGATGCAGAAGATCATGGCCACCATCGCCGAGCTGAAGTCCCAGGGCACCACCATCCTGCTCGTCGAGCAGAACGCCCAGGCCGCCCTCTCGCTCGCCGACCAGGGCCACGTCATGGAGGTCGGCACCATCGCCCTCTCCGGCAGCGGACAGGACCTGCTGCACGACGAGTCGGTACGCAAGGCGTACCTCGGCGAGGACTGA
- a CDS encoding ANTAR domain-containing response regulator, which produces MTAPESPQPTDVPDDDKSHVPPLTTRVVIAEDEALIRLDLKEMLEEEGYTVVGEAGDGEQAVELAREHRPDLVILDVKMPKLDGISAAEKIAEESIAPVLMLTAFSQRDLVERARDAGAMAYLVKPFSKSDVVPAIEMAVSRFTELRELEKEVADLSQRLETRKLVDRAKSILQTEYGLSEPAAFRWIQKTSMDRRMSMQQVAEAVIADSQEKKSAKG; this is translated from the coding sequence GTGACCGCCCCCGAGTCGCCCCAGCCCACAGACGTGCCCGACGACGACAAGTCGCACGTGCCTCCGCTGACGACCCGCGTCGTCATCGCGGAGGACGAGGCGCTGATCCGGCTCGATCTGAAAGAGATGCTGGAGGAGGAGGGGTACACCGTCGTCGGCGAGGCCGGTGACGGGGAGCAGGCCGTGGAACTCGCCCGCGAGCACCGGCCCGACCTGGTGATCCTCGACGTGAAGATGCCCAAGCTCGACGGCATCTCCGCGGCCGAGAAGATCGCCGAGGAGTCCATCGCCCCGGTCCTCATGCTCACCGCCTTCTCGCAGCGCGACCTCGTCGAGCGGGCGAGGGACGCCGGTGCGATGGCGTACCTGGTGAAGCCGTTCAGCAAGAGCGACGTCGTGCCGGCGATCGAGATGGCCGTGTCCCGCTTCACCGAGCTGCGGGAGCTGGAGAAGGAGGTCGCCGACCTCTCCCAGCGCCTGGAGACCCGCAAGCTGGTGGACCGCGCGAAGTCCATTCTCCAGACGGAGTACGGGCTGTCCGAGCCGGCCGCGTTCCGGTGGATCCAGAAGACGTCGATGGACCGGCGGATGTCGATGCAGCAGGTCGCCGAGGCGGTCATCGCGGACAGCCAGGAGAAGAAGTCCGCCAAGGGCTGA
- a CDS encoding helix-turn-helix domain-containing protein, with translation MEQHSPSIRAHAVALMRQGVPNRMVAEQLNIPRGTVGWWRSEDRKARGEIYHQPTDCPRCTGRPVDQVAYAYLLGLYLGDGHIVSKYKQHHLSIFCDATQTGLIAAAEDAMRKVMSQPSVRQRRKTGCVEVKSHSMHWTCMFPQHGRGKKHERHIALEPWQQEIVDAHPWDFIRGLIHSDGCRIINWTEKLVAGARKRYEYPRYFFSNKSDDIRKLFTNTLDKVGVEWTTLARGSDPFNISVARKASVALMDLHVGPKY, from the coding sequence ATGGAACAGCACAGTCCTTCGATCCGCGCTCATGCTGTCGCACTCATGCGCCAGGGCGTCCCCAACCGTATGGTCGCCGAGCAGCTCAACATCCCGCGCGGGACCGTCGGCTGGTGGCGGAGCGAAGACCGCAAGGCTCGCGGCGAGATCTACCATCAGCCGACCGACTGTCCTAGGTGTACCGGGCGCCCTGTCGACCAGGTCGCGTACGCCTACCTGCTCGGCCTCTACCTCGGCGACGGGCACATCGTCTCCAAGTACAAGCAGCACCACTTGTCGATCTTCTGCGACGCCACACAAACCGGCCTCATCGCAGCCGCCGAGGATGCCATGCGCAAGGTGATGTCACAGCCCAGCGTCAGGCAACGACGCAAGACCGGCTGCGTGGAGGTGAAGTCTCACAGCATGCACTGGACCTGCATGTTCCCCCAACACGGCCGGGGCAAGAAGCACGAACGCCACATCGCCCTTGAACCCTGGCAGCAGGAAATCGTCGACGCGCACCCTTGGGATTTCATCCGAGGGCTCATCCATTCCGACGGTTGCCGCATCATCAACTGGACGGAAAAGCTGGTCGCCGGGGCGCGCAAGCGCTACGAATACCCTCGGTATTTCTTCTCCAACAAGTCGGACGACATCCGGAAGCTCTTCACGAACACCCTCGACAAGGTAGGCGTCGAGTGGACCACCCTGGCTCGCGGAAGCGACCCCTTCAACATCTCCGTCGCCCGCAAAGCCTCCGTCGCCCTCATGGACCTCCACGTAGGGCCCAAATACTGA
- the pyk gene encoding pyruvate kinase: MRRAKIVCTLGPATDAYDQIKALVEAGMDVARFNLSHGTHAEHEERYQHVRKASDEIGRSVGILADLQGPKIRLGRFTEGPVLLERGDPFTITVEDGAQGDRHQCGTTHPGLATDVTPGERILVDDGKVSLEVTSVDGPRVHTTVLEGGVVSDHKGLNLPGVAVSVPALSKKDETDLRWALRTGFDTIALSFVRSGKDIKDVHRVMDEEGRRLPVIAKIEKPQAVDAIEDIVAAFDGLMVARGDLGVEMPLEQVPIVQKRAIKLAKRNAKPVIVATQMLDSMIENARPTRAEASDVANAIIDGTDAVMLSGETSVGKHAVETVRTMARIAEAAEEDILAKGLPALTERNKPRTQGGAVARAAAETGDFLAAKFLVAFTQSGDTARRLSRYRSPIPLLAFTPEPATRSQLSLTWGVETFLGPQADSTDAMVDQVDELLLKYGRCKKGDVVVITAGSPPGVAGSTNLVRVHHIGEDDSPK; the protein is encoded by the coding sequence ATGCGCCGAGCAAAGATCGTCTGCACACTGGGACCCGCCACCGACGCGTACGACCAGATCAAAGCCCTGGTCGAAGCCGGAATGGACGTCGCCCGATTCAACCTCAGCCACGGCACCCACGCCGAACACGAGGAGCGCTACCAGCACGTACGCAAGGCCTCCGACGAAATCGGCCGCAGCGTCGGAATCCTCGCCGACCTTCAAGGCCCGAAGATCCGACTCGGCCGCTTCACCGAAGGCCCCGTACTCCTCGAACGCGGCGACCCCTTCACCATCACCGTCGAGGACGGCGCCCAGGGCGACCGCCACCAGTGCGGAACCACCCACCCCGGCCTCGCCACCGACGTCACCCCCGGCGAACGCATCCTCGTCGACGACGGCAAGGTCAGCCTCGAAGTCACCTCCGTCGACGGACCCCGCGTCCACACCACCGTGCTCGAAGGCGGCGTCGTCTCCGACCACAAAGGCCTCAACCTGCCCGGCGTCGCCGTCTCCGTCCCCGCCCTCTCCAAGAAGGACGAGACCGACCTCCGCTGGGCCCTGCGCACCGGCTTCGACACCATCGCCCTCTCCTTCGTCCGCAGCGGCAAGGACATCAAGGACGTCCACCGCGTCATGGACGAGGAAGGCCGGCGCCTGCCCGTCATCGCCAAGATCGAGAAACCCCAGGCCGTCGACGCCATCGAGGACATCGTCGCCGCCTTCGACGGCCTCATGGTCGCCCGCGGCGACCTCGGCGTCGAAATGCCCCTGGAGCAGGTCCCCATCGTCCAGAAGCGCGCCATCAAACTCGCCAAACGCAACGCCAAGCCGGTCATCGTCGCCACCCAGATGCTCGACTCGATGATCGAGAACGCCCGGCCCACGCGCGCGGAGGCCTCCGACGTCGCCAACGCGATCATCGACGGCACGGACGCGGTGATGCTGTCGGGTGAGACGAGCGTGGGCAAGCACGCCGTGGAAACGGTCCGCACGATGGCCCGTATCGCCGAGGCGGCGGAGGAGGACATCCTCGCCAAGGGCCTACCGGCCTTGACGGAAAGGAACAAACCCCGCACCCAGGGCGGCGCGGTCGCCCGCGCGGCGGCGGAGACGGGCGACTTCCTCGCCGCCAAGTTCCTGGTGGCCTTCACCCAATCCGGAGACACCGCCCGCCGCCTCTCCCGCTACCGCTCCCCGATCCCCCTCCTCGCCTTCACCCCCGAACCGGCCACCCGCTCCCAACTCAGCCTCACGTGGGGCGTGGAAACGTTCCTGGGACCGCAGGCGGACTCGACGGACGCGATGGTGGACCAGGTGGACGAGTTGCTGTTGAAGTACGGCCGCTGCAAGAAGGGCGACGTGGTCGTCATCACGGCGGGCTCGCCTCCGGGAGTCGCGGGCTCGACGAACCTGGTGCGGGTGCATCACATCGGGGAGGACGACAGCCCTAAGTAG
- a CDS encoding SIMPL domain-containing protein: MTSPSPEPPRVAVRGEAHLEAEPETARITVTVNARGRDRRSALDDLTRRNAAALDLIKSHGDAVERLETGHLTITPELSERGRGERVRTHHGHVQITAVLSDFTLLGELTTRLADLELTRVDGPWWALRPDSPARTQVRRQAVREAVQRAREYAEALGSTLTGLIDIADIGTEHAEPRVRTAPRAPGYGAPAENTPPPALDLEPQRQHLYAQVTARFTMTPPHL, from the coding sequence ATGACGAGCCCTTCGCCCGAACCGCCCCGCGTCGCCGTCCGCGGCGAAGCACACCTCGAAGCCGAACCCGAGACAGCACGCATCACCGTCACCGTCAACGCCCGTGGCCGCGACCGACGTTCGGCCCTCGACGACCTCACCCGACGCAACGCCGCCGCCCTCGACCTCATCAAGAGCCACGGCGACGCCGTAGAACGCCTGGAGACCGGCCACCTCACCATCACCCCCGAACTCAGCGAACGCGGCCGAGGCGAACGCGTCCGCACCCACCACGGACACGTCCAGATCACCGCCGTACTCTCCGACTTCACCCTCCTCGGCGAACTCACCACCCGCCTCGCCGACCTCGAACTCACCCGCGTCGACGGCCCCTGGTGGGCACTGCGCCCCGACTCACCGGCCCGCACCCAGGTCCGCCGGCAGGCCGTACGCGAAGCCGTCCAGCGCGCCCGCGAATACGCGGAAGCCCTCGGCAGCACCCTGACCGGCCTCATCGACATCGCCGACATCGGCACGGAACACGCCGAACCCCGCGTCCGCACAGCCCCCCGCGCCCCCGGCTACGGAGCACCCGCGGAAAACACACCGCCTCCCGCACTCGACCTCGAACCCCAACGCCAGCACCTCTACGCCCAGGTCACCGCCCGCTTCACGATGACGCCACCGCACCTGTGA
- a CDS encoding lysine N(6)-hydroxylase/L-ornithine N(5)-oxygenase family protein produces MAHPPHHEPAAPRDLTGIGIGPFNLSLAALAQPLTQLDTVFYEQRPRFDWHPGLLIEGTTLQVPFLADLVTLADPTSNWTFLQYLRTRDRLYPFYFAERFHIHRAEYDAYCRWVSENLPGLHFSHQVDAVRWNPQRALFEVDFTQLDADGEAEALGRTYTRNIVLGIGSTPHIPSPLKPLADAPGVPVLHAADYLDHRDALLAAGHVTVVGSGQSGAEIFLDLLRHRPTGRERLHWIGRTEAFAPMEYSKLGLEHFTPDYTRYFHALTEPVRDQLVARQGQLHKGIDAGTLAAIHDELYRRTLDGGWPDAVLTPGVQVRTAGRMATTKIELHLEHTQQHTRTRLTTDAVVLATGYHERPLDQLLAGLDPYLRRDSSERPRVDEHHRLVLDPTITGTAFVQNAELHTHGVGTPDLGLAAHRSATILNTLTGKDPYPLPPRTAFTTFGLEQPAAVPGARQTHRLTPLTDRAHDTVKP; encoded by the coding sequence ATGGCCCACCCCCCACACCACGAACCCGCGGCACCCCGCGACCTGACCGGCATCGGGATCGGCCCCTTCAACCTCTCCCTCGCCGCCCTCGCCCAGCCCCTCACCCAACTCGACACCGTCTTCTACGAACAACGGCCCCGCTTCGACTGGCACCCCGGACTCCTCATCGAGGGCACCACCCTCCAAGTCCCCTTCCTCGCCGACCTCGTCACCCTCGCCGACCCCACCAGCAACTGGACCTTCCTCCAGTACCTCAGGACCCGCGACCGGCTCTACCCCTTCTACTTCGCCGAGCGCTTCCACATCCACCGCGCCGAATACGACGCCTACTGCCGCTGGGTCTCGGAGAACCTCCCCGGACTGCACTTCTCCCACCAGGTCGACGCCGTCCGCTGGAACCCCCAACGCGCCCTCTTCGAAGTCGACTTCACCCAACTCGACGCCGACGGCGAAGCCGAAGCCCTCGGCCGCACCTACACCAGGAACATCGTCCTCGGCATCGGCAGCACCCCCCACATCCCCAGCCCCCTCAAGCCGCTCGCCGACGCTCCCGGCGTCCCCGTCCTGCACGCCGCCGACTACCTCGACCACCGCGACGCCCTCCTCGCCGCCGGGCACGTCACCGTCGTCGGCTCAGGCCAGTCCGGCGCCGAGATCTTCCTCGACCTCCTGCGCCACCGCCCCACCGGCCGCGAACGCCTCCACTGGATCGGCCGCACCGAGGCCTTCGCCCCCATGGAGTACTCCAAACTCGGCCTCGAACACTTCACCCCCGACTACACCCGCTACTTCCACGCCCTCACCGAACCCGTCCGCGACCAACTCGTCGCCCGCCAGGGCCAACTGCACAAGGGCATCGACGCCGGCACCCTCGCCGCCATCCACGACGAGCTCTACCGCCGCACCCTCGACGGCGGCTGGCCCGACGCCGTCCTCACCCCCGGCGTCCAGGTCCGCACCGCCGGCCGCATGGCCACCACCAAGATCGAACTCCACCTCGAACACACCCAGCAGCACACCCGCACCCGCCTCACCACCGACGCCGTCGTCCTCGCCACCGGCTACCACGAACGCCCCCTCGACCAACTCCTCGCCGGACTCGACCCCTACCTGCGCCGCGACAGCAGCGAACGCCCCCGCGTCGACGAGCACCACCGCCTCGTCCTCGACCCCACCATCACCGGCACCGCCTTCGTCCAGAACGCCGAACTCCACACCCACGGCGTCGGCACCCCCGACCTCGGCCTCGCCGCCCACCGCAGCGCCACCATCCTCAACACCCTCACCGGGAAAGACCCCTACCCCCTCCCACCCCGGACGGCCTTCACCACCTTCGGCCTCGAACAGCCCGCCGCGGTACCCGGAGCACGGCAGACACACCGGCTCACCCCCCTCACCGACCGGGCCCATGACACAGTGAAACCATGA